One Palaemon carinicauda isolate YSFRI2023 chromosome 4, ASM3689809v2, whole genome shotgun sequence DNA segment encodes these proteins:
- the LOC137640181 gene encoding facilitated trehalose transporter Tret1-like, with protein MAVGFSAGYTSPALASMSSDNSTNFNVTEEEKSWIGSLMPLSALTGSIIGGYFIDALGRKMVILMCGPPFILAYLLMGSAVNIWMIYVGRAIGGFCIGLLTLTLPVYLGETIQPEIRGILGLLPTTFGNGGILICYLVGSYVNWWWLAYVGAIIPVIFTALMCFVPETPRWYISKDRVEDAERSLQWLRGSSADVEFELGAIQENYELARQDSSSFKDILSRQYARPFLLSMGLMLFQQLSGINAVIFYTVDIFEMSGSAISGHLSTIIVGVVNLLSTFVANAVIDKLGRKILLYASSGLMVVSLVSLGSFFYIKSYAENIPVTEEGYAEWQESVKNLAWLPLVSFMVYVIAFSLGWGPIPWLFMGEALPAKIRGPAASLVTALNWSCTFIITKSFPGLLKAIGASSVFFLFTGIMTLGSLYTIFFVPETRGKTLEEIEEELSGRKRRRNRKVSTTSGIYMK; from the exons ATGGCAGTTGGCTTCAGCGCAGGGTACACATCTCCAGCTTTGGCCTCCATGAGCAGCGACAATTCCACCAACTTCAACGTCACGGAAGAAGAGAAATCGTGGATCGGGTCCCTGATGCCCCTCAGTGCTCTCACTGGCAGCATTATCGGCGGGTACTTCATAGATGCGCTAGGAAGGAAGATGGTTATCTTAATGTGCGGACCCCCATTCATTCTAG CCTATTTGCTGATGGGTTCTGCGGTGAACATCTGGATGATCTACGTTGGTAGAGCCATCGGAGGCTTCTGTATAGGTCTCCTGACCCTAACTCTGCCCGTTTACTTGGGAGAGACCATCCAACCTGAAATAAGAGGGATATTAGGTCTTCTGCCAACTACTTTTGGTAACGGAG gtatttTGATATGTTACTTAGTCGGTTCTTACGTGAACTGGTGGTGGCTGGCGTACGTGGGTGCTATCATCCCTGTCATCTTCACTGCTCTGATGTGCTTCGTCCCCGAAACTCCCCGATGGTACATTTCAAAAG ACCGAGTGGAAGATGCAGAAAGATCTCTTCAGTGGCTTCGTGGTTCCTCTGCGGATGTTGAGTTTGAACTGGGTGCCATCCAGGAGAACTATGAGTTAGCCAGACaggattcttcttctttcaaggacATCCTAAGCAGGCAATACGCTCGTCCATTCCTCCTTTCCATGGGCCTCATGCTCTTCCAGCAACTCTCCGGCATTAACGCAGTTATCTTCTACACAGTCGACATCTTTGAAATGTCAGGATCAGCTATCAGCGGTCACTTGTCCACCATTATTGTTGGAGTCGTCAATCTGTTGTCAACTTTCGTGGCTAACGCTGTCATTGACAAACTTGGCAGGAAGATTCTGCTATACGCTTCCAGCGGCCTGATGGTTGTGTCCCTCGTGTCACTAGGGTCATTTTTCTATATCAAG TCCTATGCAGAAAACATCCCTGTTACGGAGGAAGGTTATGCTGAATGGCAAGAGTCCGTTAAGAATCTTGCATGGCTTCCTCTGGTGAGTTTCATGGTTTATGTGATAGCCTTCTCCTTGGGCTGGGGGCCAATTCCTTGGCTCTTCATGGGAGAAGCCCTTCCTGCCAAGATCAGAGGTCCTGCAGCATCCTTGGTTACAGCTCTAAACTGGTCTTGCACCTTCATCATCACGAAAAGCTTCCCTGGCCTGCTTAAAGCCATCGGGGCCTCTAGTGTATTCTTCTTGTTCACTGGTATAATGACGCTGGGTTCCCTGTACACAATCTTCTTTGTTCCTGAAACACGTGGCAAGACTCTGGAAGAAATAGAGGAAGAGCTGTctggaaggaagaggagaaggaaccGTAAAGTCAGCACTACTTCTGGAATATACATGAAGTAG